The proteins below come from a single Xyrauchen texanus isolate HMW12.3.18 chromosome 1, RBS_HiC_50CHRs, whole genome shotgun sequence genomic window:
- the LOC127646819 gene encoding embryonal Fyn-associated substrate-like — protein MSLSTVLAKALFDNAAESPEELAFRKGDILMVLDQEQEGGPGWWLCSLHGRQGIAPANRLRLLQTNQTPTSSAGTETRRAPSVDSVHASPSQQSCINGLSIEDSDGVYLSPPSLAEGVYQSPGTAPAAVRSGELRHSDGARPRSHSSSGSRPRPDWGDMSVAGRPRSPSLKGRGGESGTVYQTPTSPAPHRSQDALASDSVYLTPSAVPRSAAETTGEARYFTSIDAGAGHSDGCYLVPRPAVTALTNENLYQTPSSGVPVAGQCVPGMTSRLTDGITHKSTSSQCKTSQDAPGMCQTPTPPGGAISRTPQAERKHPSGTVGVSAVSTPGQNLKKTPPSARGSLKPQGTSSTPSVSRGKLPQAGVRESPLLARTGISGVPGSPNFRRKPPPPAPPVRSVTRKDLTPSTPIPATKTVLQAKPAPPQTSILEDERQGRKNGHTQVDEMKKNSDTVTKKECANSHDEKLSDEVYDTPPTNRWQHPVPAVPSEEEEEDDGIYNTPRAIPLHTDQSSEIYDVPTLALNSSSDHQQQTYNIPGSPAVGGDAEDEDVYSVPSLPGLPLEASEMPGLPAETAGNGRAYSISSPRKQNSVFEDVSELDGSIYNMPALTLEIPTRRLSVSSTGSADIQWKASLSALVQSALTSASLPTTSSRELAAALAEILSVWKTGHVCDVPPVLQQAWSRLSDLLPALSVCGTAPPANGLLSMVSCALEDSALLLQSQTRPRLPSQESLSRRPLPALPVAEVKPIAGDMGSRKGSWIQERPLPPPPPAAFPLPPTQIFLAPTIGRVQDEEQGNEYAGIGLTPTPAPSYPVGDSVGYVKLQGKPEPPPDTQTEHSSLPLITATDNKLSPSPTVPVSQSLEDSELLSFYSSQSLSHLSCLANAIDSLFTSVQVSQPPRVFVSRGKSLIVTAHKLVFIGDTLARLLSSSDLRAKVTTSSGRLCQALKAVVVATKGAAQNYPSVPATQEMVDRVADLSQHAAGFSGLLQRLAEIS, from the exons ATGTCCCTttcg ACTGTGCTTGCGAAGGCACTTTTTGACAATGCCGCTGAAAGCCCAGAGGAGTTGGCATTCCGTAAAGGTGATATCCTGATGGTTCTCGACCAGGAGCAGGAAGGTGGGCCTGGATGGTGGCTTTGCTCCCTCCATGGACGGCAAGGCATTGCCCCTGCCAACCGGCTACGCCTCCTTCAAACCAATCAGACTCCCACTTCAAGCGCAGGTACAGAAACCCGAAGGGCTCCTAGTGTCGATTCGGTCCATGCATCACCTAGCCAACAGAGCTGCATAAATGGACTGAGTATTGAAGATTCAGATGGGGTGTATCTCTCCCCACCCAGCTTGGCAGAAGGGGTGTACCAGAGCCCTGGGACTGCTCCTGCCGCAGTCAGGTCTGGGGAGTTACGCCACTCTGATGGAGCGAGGCCACGATCACATTCTAGTTCTGGTTCCAGGCCTCGTCCAGACTGGGGGGATATGAGTGTGGCAGGGCGACCTCGCTCACCCTCTCTTAAAGGACGGGGTGGCGAGTCAGGGACGGTCTACCAGACACCCACCTCACCTGCACCTCACAGATCACAGGATGCATTGGCATCAGATTCAGTGTACCTGACTCCAAGTGCCGTTCCCAGGTCTGCAGCAGAAACAACAGGGGAAGCAAGGTATTTCACTTCAATTGATGCAGGGGCTGGGCATTCCGATGGATGCTACTTGGTGCCTAGGCCAGCTGTAACTGCGCTGACCAATGAGAATTTATATCAGACTCCTTCGAGTGGTGTCCCAGTAGCAGGGCAGTGTGTACCAGGAATGACTTCAAGACTTACAGATGGGATTACACACAAAAGCACCTCTTCTCAATGTAAGACTAGCCAGGATGCACCAGGGATGTGCCAAACCCCAACCCCACCTGGGGGAGCAATATCAAGGACTCCTCAAGCTGAGCGAAAACACCCCTCTGGAACTGTAGGAGTCTCTGCAGTCTCAACACCAGGACAGAACCTTAAAAAGACACCTCCTTCTGCCAGAGGATCCCTGAAGCCTCAGGGTACTTCTTCAACTCCCTCTGTTAGTAGAGGAAAACTGCCCCAGGCTGGCGTGAGAGAATCCCCTCTACTTGCCAGGACAGGAATTTCTGGAGTACCAGGGTCTCCAAACTTTAGACGCAAACCCCCTCCACCAGCACCACCAGTTAGAAGTGTAACCAGGAAGGATTTAACTCCGTCTACTCCGATTCCAGCCACCAAAACTGTTCTCCAGGCAAAACCTGCTCCCCCACAGACAAGCATATTAGAAGATGAGAGACAGGGACGTAAAAATGGACATACACAAGTGGACGAGATGAAAAAGAACAGTGACACAGTGACCAAGAAGGAGTGTGCAAATTCTCATGATGAGAAACTCAGTGATGAG GTATATGATACACCTCCCACCAATAGGTGGCAACATCCTGTTCCTGCGGTGCCttctgaggaggaggaggaggatgatgggATCTATAACACCCCTCGTGCTATACCCCTACACACCGACCAGTCTTCTGAG ataTATGATGTTCCCACTCTGGCCCTGAATTCCTCTTCAGACCATCAGCAGCAAACTTACAATATTCCAGGATCGCCTGCTGTGGGTGGAGATGCAGAGGATGAGGATGTATACAGTGTTCCCAGTCTCCCTGGTTTACCCTTGGAGGCAAGCGAGATGCCAGGATTGCCTGCAGAAACTGCTGGAAATGGACGGGCCTATTCCATTTCCAGCCCCAGAAAGCAAAACTCAGTCTTTGAAGATGTGTCAGAACTGGACGGAAGCATCTACAACATGCCTGCCCTCACTCTGGAAATCCCAACACGCCGGTTGTCTGTATCGAGCACCGGCTCTGCAGACATCCAGTGGAAAGCCTCTCTTTCTGCTCTTGTCCAATCTGCACTGACCTCCGCCTCTCTCCCCACCACCTCTTCCAGAGAACTGGCTGCTGCATTAGCTGAGATCCTCTCTGTCTGGAAGACCGGCCATGTTTGTGATGTGCCTCCAGTTCTCCAGCAGGCCTGGTCCCGTCTCTCAGACCTACTTCCTGCTCTCTCTGTGTGCGGGACTGCCCCTCCAGCCAATGGTCTACTCTCGATGGTCAGCTGTGCTCTTGAAGACTCTGCCTTACTTTTACAGAGTCAAACACGGCCCCGCCTGCCTTCCCAGGAGTCTCTGTCTCGGAGACCTCTGCCTGCTTTACCAGTGGCAGAGGTCAAACCAATTGCAGGTGACATGGGGTCACGGAAGGGCAGCTGGATCCAGGAACGACCACTTCCACCTCCACCACCAGCAGCCTTCCCATTGCCCCCAACACAAATCTTTTTAGCCCCTACCATAGGAAGAGTGCAAGATGAGGAACAAGGGAATGAGTATGCAGGAATCGGCCTAACTCCTACACCAGCGCCTTCATATCCTGTAGGTGATAGTGTGGGCTACGTCAAACTGCAG GGAAAACCTGAGCCTCCACCAGACACCCAAACAGAGCACAGTTCTTTACCGCTTATCACCGCAACTGATAATAAA TTGAGTCCTTCTCCCACTGTCCCGGTCTCTCAGTCTCTAGAGGATTCAGAGCTTCTCTCATTCTACTCATCTCAAAGTCTCTCTCATCTTTCTTGCCTTGCTAATGCCATCGACTCCCTGTTCACAAGCGTCCAAGTGAGCCAGCCACCTCGAGTCTTTGTTTCCAGAGGGAAGAGTCTCATTGTTACTGCACACAAACTTGTCTTCATTGGGGATACGCTTGCACGCCTTCTCAGCTCTTCAGACCTCAGGGCAAAG GTCACCACCTCCAGTGGACGCCTATGTCAAGCTCTGAAGGCTGTTGTTGTGGCAACCAAGGGAGCAGCCCAGAATTATCCTTCAGTCCCTGCTACACAAGAAATGGTGGACAGAGTAGCTGATCTATCGCAGCATGCGGCTGGATTCTCTGGGCTTTTGCAGCGATTAGCTGAGATTTCTTGA